Proteins co-encoded in one Echeneis naucrates chromosome 22, fEcheNa1.1, whole genome shotgun sequence genomic window:
- the ghsra gene encoding growth hormone secretagogue receptor a, with the protein MPSWPNRSECVSHNCSWEEIDNATRNVGALQQPPLSYYSIPLLTGITVACTLLFLVGVVGNVMTILVVSKYRDMRTTTNLYLCSMAVSDLFIFFCMPLDLYRMWRYRPWRFGDVLCKLFQFVSESCTYSTILSITALSVERYLAICFPLRAKALVTKRRVRALILLLWTVSLLSAGPVFVMVGVERDSMAPQNISSGMNGTGFPLEDGDTRECKMTHYAVESGLIGAMVWLSSVFFFMPVFCLTVLYSLIGRRLWQRHRETNSSSRVAHRDKSNRQTIKMLVVVVLAFVLCWLPFHVGRYLQFRSLDAPSPLLSVLSEYCSLVSVVLFYLSAAINPILYNTMSWKYRGAAARLFGLTDSQPHRGRTASTMKGDGSNGWTESTVSL; encoded by the exons ATGCCCTCCTGGCCAAACCGCTCGGAGTGCGTCTCCCATAACTGCAGCTGGGAGGAGATAGACAACGCCACGAGAAATGTCGGTGCGCTCCAGCAGCCTCCTCTCAGTTACTACTCCATCCCTCTCCTAACTGGCATCACCGTCGCCTGCACTCTGCTGTTTCTGGTCGGGGTGGTCGGGAACGTCATGACCATCCTGGTGGTCAGTAAGTACCGGGACATGCGCACCACCACCAACTTATACCTGTGCAGCATGGCCGTGTCCGACCTGTTCATCTTCTTCTGCATGCCACTGGACCTCTACCGCATGTGGAGGTACAGGCCCTGGCGCTTTGGAGACGTGCTCTGCAAGCTCTTTCAGTTCGTTTCGGAGTCGTGCACCTACTCCACCATCCTGAGCATCACCGCGCTGTCAGTGGAGCGCTACCTGGCCATCTGCTTCCCGCTGCGCGCCAAGGCTCTGGTGACCAAAAGGCGAGTGCGCGCCCTCATTCTTCTGCTCTGGACAGTTTCCCTCCTGAGCGCCGGGCCCGTGTTTGTCATGGTGGGAGTGGAGCGGGATAGCATGGCACCGCAAAATATCAGCAGTGGAATGAATGGGACTGGCTTCCCTCTGGAGGACGGGGACACCCGGGAGTGTAAGATGACGCACTATGCCGTGGAGTCAGGTCTAATAGGCGCCATGGTGTGGTTGAgctcagttttcttcttcatgccAGTGTTCTGTCTCACAGTGCTCTACAGCCTTATAGGCCGTCGACTGTGGCAGAGGCATcgagaaacaaacagcagctcccGGGTGGCCCACAGGGACAAAAGCAACAGGCAGACCATCAAGATGCTGG tggtggtggtgctggccTTTGTCCTCTGCTGGTTGCCCTTCCATGTTGGTCGTTACCTGCAGTTCCGCTCGCTGGACGCTCCGTCCCCGCTGCTGTCGGTGCTGTCCGAGTACTGCAGCCTGGTGTCGGTGGTCCTCTTCTACCTGAGCGCCGCCATCAACCCCATCCTCTACAACACCATGTCGTGGAAGTACCGGGGTGCAGCGGCGCGCCTCTTCGGCCTGACCGACAGCCAGCCACATCGAGGCCGCACGGCCAGCACCATGAAGGGAGATGGGTCGAACGGCTGGACGGAGTCCACAGTCAGCCTCTAA